One window from the genome of Haloprofundus halobius encodes:
- the eif1A gene encoding translation initiation factor eIF-1A — protein sequence MSEESGRRNLRMPTDDEQFALVTDMQGYGRVRLRCNDGKERMGRIPGRMRKRIWIREGDIVLVEPWDWQDEKADIVWRYEKQDADQLRGEGHITIG from the coding sequence ATGAGTGAAGAATCCGGACGGCGGAACCTCCGGATGCCCACGGACGACGAGCAGTTCGCGCTCGTGACGGACATGCAGGGGTACGGCCGCGTCAGACTCCGCTGTAACGACGGCAAAGAGCGGATGGGTCGCATCCCCGGTCGGATGCGCAAGCGAATCTGGATTCGCGAGGGCGACATCGTGCTCGTCGAACCGTGGGACTGGCAGGACGAGAAAGCCGACATCGTCTGGCGGTACGAGAAGCAGGACGCCGACCAGTTGCGCGGGGAAGGCCACATCACCATCGGGTGA